The genome window CCCGAGCTGGACATCCGCGCCCACGAGTCGGCGCGCATTGGCATTCTGATGGGCTGCGTGGGGCTGGCCACCGGTAGCATCTGGGCCAAGTACACCTGGGGTGCCTGGTGGACCAATGACCCCAAGCTCAACGGTGCGGCCATTGCCATGCTTATATACGGGGCTTACCTTGTACTGCGCTCTTCTTTCACTGATGAGCAGCAGCGAGCCCGAATTTCGGCCATTTACAACATCTTCGCCTTTGCTACGGCCATGCCGCTGTTTTACATTCTGCCCCGCCTCACGGACTCCTTACATCCCGGGGCCGGCGGCAACCCAGCTTTTGCCCGGTACGACCTTGACAGCGACATGCGCATGGTGTTCTACCCGGCCGTAATCGGCTGGACTTTACTGGCTTTCTGGCTGGCGCAACTAGCTAGCCGCGTTTCCTTGCTTAAACTGAAAGTATATGAAAAACAGCTTGCCTAAGCTCCGCGCCGCGCTGCTCCTGCTGCTGACGCTGTTGCTGCCGGCCCTGCGGGTAGCTGCCCAAGCCACCACTACCGCAGACACACCCGAAATGGCCGATGCCCTGCGCCAGAACGGCAAGATTTACGTGGTAGTTGCCGTCATCACGGTAGTGCTGGCGGGCCTATTACTTTTCCTGATTTCGCTAGACCGCAAGCTCAGTCGCTTGGAAAAAGAGGTAAAGGACTAAGCAATAAGGTGGTGAAATAGTGAAATGATGAGTTTAATGAGCTGTATGCACAAGCGGCCTTGGTAGGGCCTATTAACCGATATCTCATCAGTTTGCCATCTCACAATTTCACCATTTTTAGTGGACCTTTGCCGTTGTTTTTGTTGTTCTGAATGTCCTCGGCTCCGGGTGGAGCCAGCCTGTTGTACCCCGACATGAAAAAAGCCCACATTCTCGCCATTACTGTCATTGCCGTGGCTATTGGCATCATTATGAGTGCTGCCGGTGATGCCAGCGTGTATGTTTCCTTTAAGGAAGCCCGGGAGCGAGCCGCCGATGGAAACCTCACGAAAG of Hymenobacter sublimis contains these proteins:
- a CDS encoding CcmD family protein — encoded protein: MKNSLPKLRAALLLLLTLLLPALRVAAQATTTADTPEMADALRQNGKIYVVVAVITVVLAGLLLFLISLDRKLSRLEKEVKD
- a CDS encoding cytochrome c biogenesis protein, producing MKHNWWKALSVVLLLYVAVAGLLMPVPRLAILNESIRNLYFHVPMWFGMTFILIASVYYSVRYLRTPAPELDIRAHESARIGILMGCVGLATGSIWAKYTWGAWWTNDPKLNGAAIAMLIYGAYLVLRSSFTDEQQRARISAIYNIFAFATAMPLFYILPRLTDSLHPGAGGNPAFARYDLDSDMRMVFYPAVIGWTLLAFWLAQLASRVSLLKLKVYEKQLA